Proteins encoded within one genomic window of Mesobacillus subterraneus:
- a CDS encoding extracellular solute-binding protein gives MGKKFFSKGFSLLLVLSLVLALFSGCSSKTNENASDEKDADKPKASADAPGWQDNKDPITFDWYVNFSWFAHKWGDDAVSKYVTDKTGVSVNFISPAGNEAEKMNTMIASGKLPDFITIGWWEDAVKKMIEGELVLPLNELADQYDPYFYKVADGAKIEWYKQEDGNTYGYPNASSSPKDFDKYKDLKPSNQTFLVRKDMYEAIGSPDMSTPEGFLKALEEAKKKFPEVNGAPLIPFGLNEFTDVGNTSLEGYLQNYLNIPMEKDGKVYDRSQDPEYLAWLKTFREANDKGLLAKDIFIDKRPQMEEKISQGRYFAMLYQRSDLAAQQHALYAKDPNSVYIAVDGPANSKGDGPALAGDSISGWTVTLISKDVKDKERAIQFLTYMISEEGQMDLYMGKEGETYDMVNGKPEFKPEVLDLLNKDRAAFDQQYGASFKYWMLMDTNMSLAWAPPASEPFKQMEDWTKGKTVSYAEFDGISPTGTSAEGVAASKIAQEWGKTLPKLLLAKSDKEFDKVYNDFLKKRDSFGYEKVEKYQQEIYEKNKEKLNGAK, from the coding sequence ATGGGAAAAAAATTCTTTTCCAAAGGCTTTTCATTATTGCTTGTTCTATCATTGGTTTTAGCACTATTTTCAGGTTGTTCCAGCAAGACAAATGAAAACGCTTCCGATGAAAAGGACGCAGATAAACCGAAGGCAAGTGCTGATGCACCTGGCTGGCAAGATAATAAGGATCCAATTACGTTTGATTGGTACGTTAACTTTTCATGGTTCGCGCATAAATGGGGCGACGATGCTGTTTCCAAGTATGTAACGGATAAAACTGGTGTGTCAGTTAACTTTATCTCACCAGCAGGTAACGAAGCAGAGAAAATGAACACGATGATCGCTTCTGGCAAACTTCCTGATTTCATCACAATCGGCTGGTGGGAAGATGCTGTTAAGAAAATGATCGAAGGTGAGCTTGTTCTTCCGTTAAATGAACTTGCAGACCAATATGATCCATATTTCTATAAAGTAGCAGACGGAGCCAAGATTGAATGGTACAAACAAGAAGATGGCAACACGTATGGCTACCCGAATGCTTCTTCTTCACCAAAGGATTTCGACAAATATAAAGACCTTAAGCCTTCTAACCAGACTTTCCTTGTTAGAAAAGATATGTATGAAGCAATTGGCAGCCCGGATATGAGCACTCCTGAAGGATTCTTGAAGGCTCTTGAAGAGGCTAAGAAGAAATTCCCTGAAGTGAATGGAGCACCATTGATTCCATTCGGATTGAATGAATTTACTGATGTAGGTAATACTTCTCTTGAAGGCTATCTGCAAAACTACCTTAACATCCCGATGGAAAAAGACGGAAAGGTTTATGACCGCAGCCAGGATCCTGAATATCTTGCATGGTTAAAGACTTTCAGAGAAGCAAACGACAAAGGACTTCTTGCGAAGGACATCTTCATCGATAAGCGTCCACAAATGGAAGAGAAAATTTCACAAGGCCGTTACTTCGCGATGCTTTACCAGCGCAGTGACCTTGCAGCACAACAGCACGCATTGTATGCAAAAGATCCTAATTCCGTTTATATCGCAGTAGACGGACCAGCGAACTCAAAGGGAGATGGACCAGCATTAGCAGGTGACAGCATCTCAGGCTGGACAGTTACTTTGATTTCTAAAGACGTTAAAGACAAAGAAAGAGCAATTCAATTCCTGACTTACATGATCAGTGAAGAAGGACAAATGGACCTTTACATGGGTAAAGAAGGCGAAACGTATGACATGGTGAACGGTAAGCCTGAATTCAAGCCAGAAGTATTGGACCTATTAAATAAGGACCGTGCAGCATTTGACCAGCAGTATGGAGCTTCATTCAAATATTGGATGCTGATGGATACAAACATGAGCCTTGCGTGGGCACCGCCTGCTTCAGAGCCATTCAAGCAAATGGAAGACTGGACGAAAGGAAAGACAGTCAGCTATGCAGAATTTGACGGCATCAGCCCGACTGGAACTTCCGCTGAAGGTGTAGCAGCAAGCAAGATTGCTCAGGAATGGGGCAAGACACTGCCTAAGCTTCTTCTTGCAAAATCCGATAAAGAATTCGATAAGGTCTATAACGATTTCTTGAAGAAACGTGATTCTTTCGGCTATGAAAAAGTTGAAAAGTATCAGCAGGAAATCTATGAAAAGAACAAAGAGAAACTTAATGGTGCAAAATAA
- a CDS encoding sensor histidine kinase → MDFQKTVNKAALWLNRLSLQQKLIALYIIIIIIPIIIFISIYSSNVYDRAINEIRIKSENALEIEKIHIKNNIESMRRTAQMVVSDIEFIDFVKSRNEANIDQLIDFKMNELSNVTRLQANNPAIENIRLYTTNPYITEMWPILFKEERIMEKPWRKEVINRNGMEVWWFDQQTDDVLERLPSQNTAKISLLRELDYPKNEHLGIIEINMFLKNFFPKMFGMVQDPDSVYVVIDKDNNMIRNFHHTYFEVEGIDTEDLIHKFNKSKHEETSSFQFENNETPYLVITAYIDDLDAYLLNVISLEGLYAETAKTRNVIFSGIIFLVIILSFVTYVLVLLLLKKMYKLKDSMKQVEQGDFSVDVEIDGQDEISELAFHFKSLLGKMNGLIADAVNKQATAKETELKALKTQIDSHFLYNTLENIKMMAEIEGQYPISDAVTSLGEMMRYNLKWKNDFVVLDEELNYIKNYVDIMNLRLDGLLTLNIDVPLELHDQEVLKMSLQPIIENAIKHGIIPNDQKSEGILQVNGRCSEDYIIIEIKDNGVGMTQEECDSLNISIQTGAGIQNPGSKGGNGIGIHNVNERIQLYYGTEYGVFVTSEKDEFTMVTIKMPCKIMKGGSQSV, encoded by the coding sequence ATGGATTTTCAAAAAACAGTTAACAAAGCTGCTTTATGGTTGAATCGACTTTCCCTGCAACAAAAGCTGATTGCCTTATATATCATTATTATCATTATTCCCATCATCATTTTCATTTCTATTTATTCAAGCAACGTGTATGACAGGGCGATCAATGAAATCAGGATAAAAAGTGAAAATGCTCTTGAAATTGAGAAAATCCATATAAAGAATAATATTGAATCGATGAGACGAACCGCACAAATGGTCGTGTCGGATATAGAATTCATAGACTTTGTTAAAAGCAGGAACGAAGCAAATATTGATCAGTTGATTGATTTCAAGATGAACGAATTGTCGAATGTGACCAGGCTGCAGGCTAATAACCCAGCGATTGAGAATATTCGCCTCTATACCACCAATCCATATATAACTGAGATGTGGCCGATTCTTTTTAAAGAAGAGCGAATCATGGAAAAGCCATGGAGAAAAGAGGTTATCAACAGGAATGGGATGGAGGTATGGTGGTTCGATCAGCAGACCGATGATGTCCTTGAAAGACTTCCATCGCAAAATACAGCGAAAATTTCATTGTTGCGGGAATTGGACTACCCAAAGAATGAACATTTAGGCATCATTGAAATCAATATGTTCCTGAAAAACTTTTTCCCTAAGATGTTCGGAATGGTGCAGGACCCTGATTCTGTCTACGTAGTCATTGATAAGGATAACAACATGATCAGGAATTTCCATCACACCTATTTTGAGGTTGAGGGAATTGACACTGAAGATCTCATACATAAATTCAACAAATCAAAACACGAAGAAACTAGCAGCTTTCAATTTGAAAATAATGAAACTCCATATCTTGTCATCACTGCCTATATTGATGATTTGGATGCATACCTGCTGAATGTTATTTCCCTTGAAGGCCTTTATGCAGAAACGGCAAAGACGAGGAATGTAATTTTTAGCGGAATCATCTTTCTTGTTATTATTCTTTCTTTTGTCACCTATGTATTGGTTTTACTGCTGCTGAAAAAAATGTACAAATTGAAGGATTCAATGAAGCAGGTAGAACAAGGCGATTTTTCTGTAGACGTTGAAATTGATGGACAAGATGAGATTTCGGAGCTTGCATTTCATTTTAAAAGTCTTCTTGGTAAAATGAATGGATTGATCGCCGATGCTGTCAATAAGCAGGCGACTGCTAAAGAAACAGAATTAAAGGCTCTGAAAACCCAAATTGACTCGCATTTTCTTTACAATACTTTGGAAAATATCAAGATGATGGCAGAAATAGAAGGACAGTATCCTATTTCTGATGCCGTCACATCCCTTGGTGAAATGATGCGCTACAATCTTAAATGGAAAAATGACTTTGTGGTGCTGGATGAAGAGTTGAATTATATAAAGAACTATGTCGACATTATGAATTTGCGCTTGGATGGGTTACTAACCTTGAATATTGATGTCCCTCTCGAACTGCATGATCAGGAAGTGCTGAAAATGTCACTGCAGCCGATCATTGAGAATGCAATCAAACATGGAATCATTCCTAATGACCAGAAAAGCGAAGGCATCCTGCAGGTGAATGGAAGATGTTCAGAGGACTATATCATCATTGAGATAAAAGATAATGGTGTGGGGATGACCCAAGAAGAATGCGATTCCCTCAACATTTCCATTCAAACTGGGGCAGGAATTCAAAATCCAGGTTCTAAAGGTGGCAATGGCATAGGAATCCATAATGTGAATGAGAGAATCCAGCTTTACTATGGAACGGAATATGGAGTGTTTGTTACTAGTGAGAAAGACGAATTCACAATGGTGACGATAAAAATGCCTTGTAAAATCATGAAAGGAGGCAGCCAAAGTGTATAA
- a CDS encoding response regulator, with amino-acid sequence MYKVFIADDEKNIRLGIQAMIKREYPDFKTFIASNGQEALDGILENKPDIVITDIKMPRMDGIQLIKELQQQDDIKTSIVILSGYDDFTYAKEAIKHKVKDYLLKPVNRTELFKTLNTIIEELENSQKMTYQHLDDYRASQLNYILLNPNIQQEDVEDLYKKMKIESYPDGYYVGIIQVDEDIAGEDFLYKINQLLNSSSDSIPFLDKDGRVTIISADFEQFSILKEQLSRDKHSIFTIGISEKTQDIREFKKTYRQADTAIKYHFLYPRRQIILYENVKEKPEIASIPTDLINKISNMLGTEREKEIKDNLRQVMDFDVIAHSSIDYLENLNEEINETIFKGFFKRLGEESLVTFELLNKIDNIYNFDNFHEYFHSLEDLLMRIHEYNKQVKAVYSEQKYMDRAIAYIRENYHKDLNLAVVANYISLNYSYFSHMFKEYIGQNFVDYLKMVRVESAKRLLKETDFKILEISEMVGYKNPKQFARVFRDVEGISPKEYREMNG; translated from the coding sequence GTGTATAAAGTTTTTATAGCTGACGATGAAAAAAATATCAGATTGGGTATACAGGCAATGATCAAGCGGGAATATCCAGATTTTAAAACGTTCATTGCATCAAATGGACAGGAAGCCCTTGATGGCATATTGGAAAATAAACCGGACATCGTTATCACTGATATTAAAATGCCAAGGATGGATGGTATTCAATTAATTAAAGAGCTCCAACAGCAAGATGACATAAAAACATCGATTGTGATTCTAAGCGGATACGATGATTTCACGTATGCCAAGGAAGCGATCAAGCATAAGGTAAAGGATTACTTATTGAAGCCGGTAAACCGGACAGAGCTTTTCAAAACCTTGAATACCATCATAGAAGAACTGGAAAACAGCCAGAAAATGACCTACCAGCACCTGGATGACTACCGTGCCAGTCAATTAAACTACATTTTGCTTAATCCTAATATCCAGCAGGAAGATGTAGAAGATCTTTATAAGAAAATGAAAATAGAATCATATCCGGATGGATATTATGTAGGAATCATTCAGGTGGATGAAGATATAGCTGGAGAGGATTTTCTTTATAAGATCAATCAGCTGCTCAATTCAAGCAGTGACAGCATTCCATTCCTTGATAAAGACGGCCGAGTGACAATCATTTCAGCAGACTTCGAGCAATTCTCCATTCTGAAAGAACAGCTTAGCAGGGACAAACATTCGATTTTTACCATTGGCATTAGCGAAAAGACGCAGGATATAAGAGAGTTTAAAAAAACTTATCGCCAGGCAGACACAGCGATTAAGTATCACTTCCTTTATCCGCGTCGTCAGATCATTTTATATGAGAATGTTAAGGAGAAACCAGAAATAGCCTCTATCCCGACAGACCTGATCAATAAAATTTCTAATATGCTGGGGACTGAACGGGAAAAGGAAATTAAAGATAACCTTAGGCAGGTTATGGATTTTGATGTCATTGCCCACAGTAGCATCGATTATCTAGAAAATCTTAATGAGGAAATCAACGAAACAATCTTCAAAGGCTTTTTCAAGAGATTGGGGGAAGAATCTCTTGTAACGTTCGAGCTTCTAAATAAGATAGATAATATCTATAACTTTGACAACTTCCATGAATACTTCCATTCCCTCGAGGATTTGCTGATGAGAATCCATGAATACAATAAACAGGTAAAAGCCGTGTATTCAGAGCAAAAGTACATGGACCGGGCAATTGCGTATATTAGGGAAAATTATCATAAAGATTTGAATTTAGCCGTAGTCGCTAATTACATTTCGTTGAATTATTCCTATTTCAGCCATATGTTCAAGGAGTATATTGGACAAAACTTCGTTGACTACTTGAAAATGGTCAGAGTAGAAAGTGCAAAGCGGCTGCTGAAAGAGACAGATTTTAAAATACTCGAAATCAGTGAGATGGTTGGATACAAAAACCCTAAACAATTCGCGAGGGTGTTCCGCGATGTTGAAGGAATTTCCCCAAAAGAATATCGGGAAATGAATGGATGA
- a CDS encoding GH1 family beta-glucosidase yields MNRFSRDFIFGTATSSYQIEGAYKEDGRSLSIWDTFSRTPGNVFNMDNGDIACDHYHLYEKDIEILKTLGVDSYRFSIAWLRIFPEQGKYNKAGMNFYKNLIIRLIENGIKPAVTLYHWDLPMWAHEQGGWTNRESVNWFMEYAEKCFEELDEHVEMWITHNEPWCAGFLGYHQGVHAPGHTNMEEALKAVHHILLSHGEAVSLLKDKLASSTPVGITLNLSPMYPASNSANDRLAANNADGYTNRWFLDPVLKGYYPADMMNLFSKYVHSFEFIQEGDLEKISIECDFFGINFYTRSLVKFNAASDFLYTSAYSDYEKTGMGWDISPYEFKDLIRRLRKEYTKLPIYITENGAAFDDQVSVDNTVQDPERQNYIEQHINAVADLNEEDMNIAGYYQWSLLDNFEWAFGYEKRFGITYVNFETQERILKDSGYRYAEIIKERSI; encoded by the coding sequence GTGAATAGATTTTCAAGAGATTTTATTTTCGGAACAGCTACATCTTCCTATCAAATAGAAGGAGCTTATAAAGAAGACGGAAGGAGCCTTTCCATTTGGGATACATTTTCCCGGACTCCCGGAAATGTCTTCAATATGGATAACGGGGATATTGCGTGTGACCATTACCATTTATATGAGAAAGATATTGAGATTTTAAAAACGCTTGGTGTGGATTCTTATCGATTCTCGATTGCCTGGCTAAGGATTTTTCCAGAGCAAGGAAAGTATAACAAAGCAGGAATGAATTTTTACAAAAACCTTATAATACGCTTGATCGAAAACGGAATAAAGCCTGCGGTCACTCTTTACCATTGGGATCTGCCAATGTGGGCGCATGAACAGGGTGGCTGGACAAACAGAGAATCTGTAAATTGGTTCATGGAATACGCAGAGAAATGCTTTGAGGAGCTTGATGAGCATGTGGAAATGTGGATTACCCATAATGAGCCGTGGTGCGCAGGTTTCCTCGGTTACCATCAGGGTGTACATGCTCCAGGACATACAAATATGGAGGAAGCATTAAAAGCGGTTCACCATATTCTTCTGTCCCATGGTGAAGCAGTGTCTCTGTTGAAAGACAAGCTTGCCTCTTCAACACCTGTCGGCATTACGCTGAATCTGTCGCCGATGTACCCTGCAAGCAACTCAGCAAATGATCGATTGGCCGCTAATAATGCCGACGGCTATACAAACCGATGGTTCCTTGATCCTGTATTAAAAGGGTATTACCCAGCCGACATGATGAACCTATTCTCCAAATACGTCCACTCCTTTGAGTTTATCCAGGAAGGTGATTTGGAAAAGATTTCGATTGAGTGTGATTTCTTTGGGATTAACTTTTACACCCGCAGTCTAGTTAAATTCAATGCTGCATCAGATTTCCTTTACACAAGTGCTTATTCAGACTACGAAAAGACAGGAATGGGATGGGATATCTCTCCTTATGAGTTTAAGGATTTAATCCGGCGTCTGCGCAAGGAATATACGAAACTGCCAATTTATATCACTGAAAATGGCGCAGCTTTCGATGATCAGGTTTCAGTAGACAATACAGTCCAAGATCCAGAGCGACAAAATTATATTGAACAACATATTAATGCTGTTGCAGATCTGAATGAAGAGGATATGAATATCGCTGGCTATTATCAATGGTCCCTTCTCGATAACTTTGAATGGGCATTTGGTTATGAAAAACGTTTCGGTATTACCTATGTCAACTTCGAAACACAGGAGAGAATCTTAAAAGACAGTGGTTACCGTTATGCTGAAATCATCAAGGAACGTTCAATTTAA
- a CDS encoding cellobiose phosphorylase, whose translation MMEKYRFDENQYLVIEEFDQAKTFSSFLPGLAGLYGIPIWAFYVNRGQAMVSFGVQDKNHAITEFFPANQAYQRVAANGFRTFIKMDGNNIVEPFSSFGSKKDRTRRMYIKENELKIEEINHQYGLKTLITYFTLPNENFGALVRKVEVENLTEESMNLELLDGLPAIIPFGIDDAAYKAVGNTLKSWMDVFNLENRIPYYRVRSSTNDSAEVEEVSKGHFYLSFTDDGQLISPIVDADLVFGSNSSLSFPDAFESKSVEEILSAAPVTSNKVPCGFSGVSGLLGKGEKISFHTLVGHVKDIEIINGKAAEIMANGYMERKYEEAQSLVTGITKDVQTKTASPLFDAYVNQSYLDNVLRGGYPISLETDASPFTYYVFSRKHGDLERDYNFFSLAPEFFSQGNGNFRDVNQNRRNDVFFHPETEDYNIKLFMSLIQADGYNPLVVKGASFELKDQSDWSWLEELVSDDMGAIFIKKKLSGTFTPGDLLQTISDSEIDLTVSLPEFLKNLLSRSSQNIEAEFGEGFWMDHWTYNLDLIENYLKVYPENKTGLLFEDSSYKYFHSPVFVNPRSEKYVLANGKVRQYEAITEYGHQKGSNWLTTSEGEFYTSNLYSKIFSLALIKFSTLDPYGMGVEMEANKPGWNDSMNGLPGLFGSAMSETLELKRLLDFVIASGESGDIDIALPVEVSELVEAVHANLVLFEKGELDDYNYWDRVSAAREKYREEVKNGFEGTEKNIPLQKLTGYARQMLLKTKAGIEKATELGDGLIPTYFFFEAVNWEKIVDVNGNEQLNKKGLPFVKVNEFKVSVLPHFLEGPARELKSADAEKARSTYQNVRNSEIYDPKLKMYKTSGALEEQTYEIGRARAFTPGWLERESIFMHMEFKYLLSVLKSGLYEEFYEDLTSALPPFMDAEVYGRSILENSSFIASSVNPDEALHDQGFVARLSGTTAEFLSIWQTMMMGKEAFAVREEGLTLSLQPILPSWLFDEEGNVQFTLLGKTQVTYHNPTRRNTFGMDGARTVRYVLHLIGEEVTVEGTHLPEWYAKAVRNGKISKIDVYLD comes from the coding sequence ATGATGGAAAAATACCGATTTGATGAAAATCAATACCTTGTAATTGAAGAATTCGATCAGGCAAAAACGTTCTCGAGCTTCCTTCCTGGCTTAGCAGGATTATACGGGATTCCGATTTGGGCATTTTACGTAAACCGTGGACAGGCAATGGTCAGCTTCGGTGTCCAGGATAAAAATCATGCCATTACAGAGTTCTTCCCGGCAAATCAGGCGTATCAGCGTGTAGCAGCCAATGGTTTCCGCACTTTTATAAAAATGGATGGGAACAACATCGTTGAACCTTTCTCGTCATTCGGAAGCAAGAAAGACCGAACGAGAAGGATGTATATCAAAGAGAATGAGCTGAAAATTGAGGAAATCAATCATCAATACGGATTGAAGACACTTATTACGTATTTCACATTGCCGAACGAGAACTTTGGAGCTTTGGTGAGAAAGGTTGAAGTTGAAAATCTTACTGAAGAATCAATGAACCTCGAGCTGCTCGATGGACTGCCAGCGATCATTCCATTTGGCATTGATGACGCAGCCTACAAAGCAGTTGGAAATACACTGAAAAGCTGGATGGATGTATTCAATCTTGAAAATCGCATTCCATACTATAGAGTCCGTTCATCAACAAATGACTCAGCGGAAGTTGAAGAGGTTTCGAAAGGCCATTTTTACTTGAGTTTTACTGATGATGGTCAATTGATCTCGCCAATTGTTGATGCTGATCTTGTATTTGGGTCAAACAGTTCACTCTCTTTTCCTGATGCGTTTGAAAGTAAATCAGTGGAAGAGATCTTAAGTGCTGCGCCAGTTACATCCAATAAAGTTCCTTGTGGCTTTTCTGGTGTTAGCGGATTGCTTGGCAAAGGCGAGAAGATATCCTTCCATACGCTTGTTGGCCATGTGAAGGATATTGAAATCATCAATGGAAAAGCAGCAGAGATAATGGCGAACGGATATATGGAGAGAAAATATGAAGAAGCTCAAAGTCTTGTAACCGGGATCACGAAGGATGTGCAGACAAAAACGGCTTCACCGCTGTTTGATGCTTATGTTAACCAAAGCTATCTCGATAATGTGCTGCGCGGCGGATACCCAATTAGCCTGGAAACTGACGCATCACCGTTTACTTATTATGTATTTTCCCGCAAGCATGGAGATCTGGAGAGGGATTATAACTTCTTCTCGCTTGCGCCAGAATTCTTTTCCCAGGGCAACGGAAACTTCCGTGATGTGAATCAAAACCGACGGAATGATGTCTTTTTCCATCCTGAAACCGAAGATTATAATATCAAGCTATTCATGAGCCTGATTCAGGCAGATGGATATAATCCGCTTGTGGTAAAAGGTGCAAGCTTTGAACTAAAGGATCAGTCGGACTGGTCATGGCTGGAGGAGCTTGTCTCGGATGATATGGGCGCGATATTCATCAAAAAGAAGCTAAGCGGAACTTTTACACCCGGTGATTTGCTTCAAACAATTTCAGACAGCGAGATAGATTTGACAGTATCACTTCCGGAATTCCTGAAAAATCTCCTTTCCAGGAGCAGCCAAAACATTGAGGCCGAGTTTGGTGAAGGGTTCTGGATGGATCACTGGACTTACAATCTTGACTTGATTGAAAATTACCTGAAGGTCTACCCGGAAAACAAAACAGGGCTTCTATTTGAAGATTCCAGCTATAAATATTTCCACAGCCCTGTATTTGTGAACCCTCGCTCTGAAAAATATGTCTTGGCAAACGGCAAAGTCCGTCAATATGAGGCCATTACAGAATACGGTCATCAAAAAGGCTCAAACTGGTTGACTACATCTGAGGGAGAATTCTATACATCGAACCTTTACAGCAAAATTTTCTCGCTAGCTCTGATTAAGTTTTCTACATTGGACCCTTATGGAATGGGTGTGGAAATGGAAGCGAATAAGCCTGGGTGGAATGATTCAATGAATGGTCTTCCTGGATTATTCGGTTCAGCCATGAGTGAGACACTCGAACTTAAACGTCTTCTTGACTTTGTCATTGCCTCTGGAGAAAGTGGGGACATTGACATTGCACTGCCTGTAGAGGTATCTGAACTGGTTGAGGCTGTTCATGCAAATCTTGTCCTGTTTGAAAAAGGTGAATTGGACGATTACAACTATTGGGATCGTGTATCCGCTGCCCGTGAGAAGTATCGTGAAGAAGTGAAAAATGGCTTTGAAGGGACGGAAAAAAATATCCCGTTACAAAAGCTGACAGGGTATGCAAGGCAAATGCTTTTGAAGACAAAGGCAGGAATAGAAAAAGCGACAGAGCTTGGCGATGGACTGATTCCAACCTACTTCTTCTTTGAAGCTGTGAACTGGGAAAAGATTGTTGATGTGAACGGGAACGAACAGTTGAACAAAAAAGGACTTCCGTTCGTTAAGGTCAACGAATTCAAGGTGTCTGTGCTGCCACATTTCCTCGAGGGACCAGCAAGGGAATTGAAGAGTGCTGATGCAGAAAAAGCCCGTTCGACGTATCAGAATGTTAGGAACTCTGAGATCTATGATCCAAAACTAAAAATGTATAAAACATCTGGGGCACTGGAAGAGCAAACTTATGAAATCGGACGAGCGAGGGCATTTACTCCAGGCTGGTTGGAGCGAGAATCCATCTTCATGCATATGGAATTCAAATATCTGCTCAGTGTCCTGAAGTCAGGGTTATATGAAGAGTTTTATGAGGATTTGACCTCTGCGCTGCCACCATTCATGGATGCGGAAGTGTACGGCAGGAGTATTCTTGAAAACTCCTCCTTTATTGCCAGCAGCGTGAATCCGGATGAAGCCTTGCATGACCAGGGTTTTGTCGCCAGGTTAAGCGGAACAACGGCAGAATTTTTAAGCATCTGGCAAACGATGATGATGGGCAAAGAGGCTTTTGCAGTCCGAGAAGAAGGGCTTACATTAAGCCTGCAGCCAATATTGCCATCATGGCTTTTCGATGAAGAGGGAAATGTGCAGTTTACATTACTGGGTAAGACTCAGGTAACCTACCATAATCCAACAAGAAGAAACACATTCGGAATGGATGGTGCCAGGACAGTTAGATATGTGCTCCACCTAATTGGTGAAGAGGTCACGGTTGAAGGCACACACTTGCCTGAATGGTATGCAAAAGCTGTCCGGAATGGGAAAATTTCAAAAATCGACGTTTATTTAGACTAA
- a CDS encoding glycoside hydrolase family 30 protein, translating into MKIKVIQTAKNTGDRFADKGYASVADRNDDQKIVMNLDPETKYQSFMGFGGAFTEAAAYTLAQIPEDERLKIIESYFNQETGLGYSLGRTHIHSCDFALENYTYVEENDVELKTFSIEREQKYVLPLIRDAVKARGEELTILSSPWSPPAWMKTNNEMNNGGKLKPEFYSRWALYYTKYIKAMESEGIPIWGITVQNEPEATQVWDSCRYTAEEERDFVKNHLGPVMEQEGLGDKEIIIWDHNRDIAYERAKTILSDAEASKYIWGTGLHWYVSEEFENLSKIHEDFPDKHLIFTEGCIEGGVQLGAWHTGERYARNIMGDINNWLEGWIDWNIVLNEQGGPNHVGNYCDAPVIADTKTGEIHYNSSFFYIGHFSKYIKPNAVRIAHELNHESLKAVSFQNEDGSIVAVVMNDADSTESFSLSVGSKTAEAELTGHSITTFIVES; encoded by the coding sequence ATGAAAATAAAAGTAATCCAAACTGCCAAAAACACCGGTGACCGCTTTGCTGATAAGGGGTATGCTTCTGTAGCAGACCGGAATGATGACCAAAAGATCGTCATGAACCTTGATCCAGAAACGAAATATCAAAGCTTCATGGGATTTGGGGGAGCGTTTACAGAGGCGGCTGCCTATACGCTTGCGCAAATCCCGGAAGATGAACGCCTAAAAATAATCGAAAGCTATTTTAACCAGGAAACAGGTCTTGGCTACAGCCTGGGCAGAACCCATATTCATAGCTGTGACTTCGCACTGGAGAACTACACTTATGTGGAAGAGAATGACGTTGAACTAAAGACTTTTTCAATCGAACGGGAACAGAAATACGTATTGCCTCTCATAAGGGATGCGGTGAAGGCAAGAGGAGAAGAGTTGACGATCCTTTCTTCTCCATGGAGCCCTCCGGCATGGATGAAGACAAATAATGAAATGAATAATGGCGGAAAGCTGAAGCCTGAGTTTTATAGCAGATGGGCTTTGTATTACACGAAATACATCAAGGCGATGGAATCAGAAGGAATCCCGATTTGGGGAATCACTGTGCAGAATGAGCCGGAAGCAACACAGGTCTGGGATTCCTGCAGATATACAGCCGAAGAAGAACGTGATTTTGTGAAAAATCATTTGGGACCTGTCATGGAGCAGGAAGGTCTAGGTGATAAGGAAATCATCATCTGGGACCACAATCGGGATATTGCTTATGAGCGGGCAAAGACGATTTTATCAGACGCTGAGGCTTCAAAATATATTTGGGGTACCGGGCTGCACTGGTATGTTTCTGAGGAGTTCGAGAACTTAAGCAAGATCCATGAGGATTTTCCGGATAAGCATCTGATTTTTACCGAAGGCTGCATTGAAGGCGGAGTCCAGTTAGGCGCATGGCATACTGGGGAACGTTACGCAAGGAACATCATGGGCGATATCAATAACTGGCTTGAGGGCTGGATTGACTGGAATATTGTCCTGAATGAACAGGGCGGTCCGAACCATGTAGGCAATTATTGTGACGCTCCAGTGATCGCTGATACAAAAACCGGTGAAATTCACTATAACAGTTCCTTCTTTTATATTGGACATTTCAGCAAGTACATTAAGCCAAACGCAGTAAGAATCGCACATGAACTAAATCATGAATCATTAAAAGCAGTATCATTCCAAAATGAAGATGGCTCCATTGTTGCTGTGGTCATGAATGATGCAGACAGTACAGAGTCATTCTCATTATCGGTCGGAAGTAAGACTGCCGAAGCTGAGTTGACTGGCCATTCAATTACAACATTCATCGTAGAAAGTTAA